In the Arachis hypogaea cultivar Tifrunner chromosome 20, arahy.Tifrunner.gnm2.J5K5, whole genome shotgun sequence genome, AtaatcctcatcctttcactccATTTGAGACGTTCGACTTCCCTAACTGAGAAAAGCAAGAAGCAAAACATAGATAACTCAGCCTATAGTTGGAAGAACACAGTTGAAGCTGATTTTGCTTTGCTAAAGGTAATGACTTGAGAAAATGCTCTTACCATGCAGATGCTCAAATAGGCATCCATTCGGAGCATACTCCAACACCATCATCCTTGTGAATGGTTCTTCTTCCTCACAGTAGCCAATAAGGTTAACAAAGTTCTTGTGGTTTACTCGGGACAGAGAATCAATCTGAAGCATATATGGGGAGGGAAAAAGAAGTTAGCAAAAGAAGAATTTAAGAACTGATTGAGAGTCTCTATCAAATTGAAAAATGGGACTTTTCATTCAATCCTTTTCATTCTATTGAGGTTTAGATGGAGAAAAACCTTTCTCCGGTAGTTCAACTCTGTGTTCTTTGACCAATCTTGGGCAGATTTAATCACAGTAGAAACAACAGCGATCTCAACTCCACTGGACAAGGTTCCTTTGTATATGATGCACTCATCATACTTAGTACTAACAATATTGCTGAAATCCTCACAAGCTGTCTCTAGTTCATCTCTATTCAACTTGGGGACTCCTACATTTAAAGAATAGATGGTACTGTTTGCATCAATTGAAGTTCCACTTAAGTAAGATCCATGTAGAACTTGTAGTTTGTTTTTTACTGATTGGAACTATTACCTGTTATGAATGCCCTTTGCAACTGTCCACTTATTCCTGTCTTCCATGGTTTTATTACCTTCACTGCTCTTTTACGCCAAATGCAAATAATGATTATGATAACAATGACCAACACAATCACAAGtgcaataataagaatatacttccTCCAATTCCCAGAGGAACCATTATCTGAATGTGGTTGCTGAGTTGGTTTATTTGCACTAGAAGAAGCATCACTTTTAGGATCAGAAGGTGGCTGCAGCTGTGGAGCTGGAGGTGCTTGATTCTGCTTCTGTTTTGCATCTGGCACAGCTGGGAACCCCCCACTGCTTTGTGTAACCGGGTCAGTGCTGATCCCTATATTAGCCTCGCCACTATATGGCGCGGCTGCAAGGTTACTGGACTGATCAAGTAGCTTCCTACGTGCCGAATTGTCTAGATCCGGTACGTTTTCAACATTGCCTATCTCATTAGAATCTGCATGGTGCAAGATTTTTTTGAATGTCAATGATAGGGAAATATTTCGGTTGCTCAATAGACCATAATTCAGGGAAGTTTCTCGGCTCACCGGTTAGAAGGTCGCAACAATTCTCTTCATTTCCATCTAGGGTATACTTTCCTAGCTTAAACCTTCAAAGAGGAGTAGAAAATGTTAGTAAGTTGAACATGATTAAGGTATAAACATAGGTGCAGAATAAGATTAAGATGATGTCAAGTTATCTACACACAGTTGCAGCACAACAGCACTGAGGTAGTTTGCAAGTGTTACTTTAATTTGGTTAACCGTTGAATCTGGTTCATTCCATTCCTTCAAGTTGCTCTTCCACACACTGCATATAACATCAATTCAGAAGGCTAGGAATTTACAAAAAAAGATTACAGACTTTTTAATCATAAAAGGGGCAACAAATTAATACAAGCACAAAAATtcaatggaagaaaagcatgcaatggGACTATTGAACTGGCTTGATCAAAgtggaaaaaaaaaatgaatgaagatATGCTTACCAGTGTCCAAACTTTCTATTGATGCATGTAACCAATGTTGTTAGAGGTTCTGAAAAATTGGTAACAAGTAGTGATTTAAATCTGAACTCTCCATCATATTGAGAACCACCACCTTCATCGTCGTATTGAGAACACCCACCATCATTGTCATATTCAGAACCACCACATTCATTGTTATTGTTACAAAGCAACCTAGAGTAAAAATATAACTCCATTAGAGGATACTGAAATTTCCAACAATGCATGCACATGCAACATACAGTTAACTTACAAGTGTTTTAGCAATAACAACCTGACAATTTCTGTTGGGATAATTCCACTCAAGTTATTTTCCCTTAAATCCAATAGCTCCAGCTTGGCTAGATCTCCAAGTTCTTCCGGAATAGCGCCCGAAAAGTTATTCTTGCGCAAAATGCTATTTCAAAAGCAGAGGAAGCATATCCATATCAGAAAAGTCCAACTCTGGTTAATCAGTTTGGTTTAATTGAAGGTGATTGCCATTATTGAAGAAGAGAAAACAAAGACTTTTAGAAACAACAAAAGGAAGAAATGTTGTGAGGCATACAGAGATTTTAAGTGACTAAGCTTTCCAAGCTCAGGAGCCAATATCCCCTCCAAAGATAGTCCTTTAAGGTCCCTACAAGAGGTAACAGCAATGTTTATATTCAGTTTCCGATCAAATTCTGTGGCAATAGCAACTACCTTGAAAAACCAGGAAAAGCTACAACAAGCTTTTGTTCTTAGCTAAGAATAAAGATAAACAATACTGCATCTGCATCATTGGAATACTTACAAAGAAAGGAACTTACAATGTTTGCACTTTACCATCAACACAACGAACACCAAACCACTTGCAGGGATCACAATCATTTGGATTCCAATTTGCCAAAGCAAAATAAGGATCAGAAGTTATTCTTGCCCGGAACTCCAACAAAGCTATTCCTGCACTTTCCATGTAAATGGAAGCatgtttcaatatatatataatgattgcATTACGTCCTTTCTTCATGAATGGGAAAAAGAATACTATTAACTAAAAGGAAATATTTGAAAATCACCTTCGTCATTAAGAGACCAACACTCTTGGATTCCCcaaagagcaattaagcaaacaTAAATTCTGAGCCAAAATCTAAATATGTTCCATCTCATTCCCATTTCTATGGGAAACCAATGCCAGAGTGACTGAGACGGTATCTATAATCCTTGATAGCCAGGATTCTATGCAATACAATGTACACAATTGCTAGGATTTCGCTGTACAAAGAGAATCTATtcgaacaaagaagaagaaaaactcaATTAACTTGGCAAAGGTTTTGTATAATGGAAGCTCTGATCTAATCAGGGTCCCTCATTCTGTGTAATCCTATCTCTTTGTTACAAGCTTTTGCTCAACAAAGACATAATCTCAATGCTTTCGTCTCAATTATCCTCAGGAGCATGCAGAGCTGAAACAAATCTCAACCACGATGAGAAAACTCCACAAAAGGAATAGATTTCCAACAAGATAGAGAATTTCTAGAACCAACCAACATAATcagaatgaaaaaaaagaaaggcaataaaaagcaaaagaagaaaaaggaataacCCCATCCGCAAGTAAGCTTTTATGGCATCAATAAAAATGAGTTGGAAAGGTTAAAGCATTGAGAGAAAGTGAGTGAATTACCATGCACAAGGGACAAAAGGGTGCAAGAAAGGAACTCTCTTTCTTGCTGGGAATTGAGCAATGTAGAGGATGATTGATGCAGGTTTGAGGGTTCAGGCCaacaaaaaatatatgtatagatAAACAATAatctatttttataatatattgatTGAATTCCTTATGAATGTATTGGTGCGTTTTCAGGATGATCTCAGAGGATCATAGGACACATTCCCAGGGTTCTGTTTCATTTCTTAGTTTGTATCTCTGCGGCACCCTGATGGCTCTCTCTTTTCCCAGTATTTTCCTGATTTGGTTAGGTGGTGTGTGTAAAAAACTGTTGGAGGAGTTTTAGGTGAGTTCCGAGAAAGTAGGacgcggtttggattggattgtatTGATAGTAGTTTAGTTTAGTAATGAGTGCCAACAATGTCATGTCTTGTCGTGATTCCCACACACCCATCTCTGATCTCTCCCTAGTCCCTATATACACTCTCTCACACATCCATTACTAAAATTCTTGAATCAACTATGTATTCATTCAATACTATTTGCTAAACCAATATATACGTGTACGCCATTACTAGATATTCAAACTTTCTAAGCATTTAATTCCCTTTTTTGGGGTCCGTCCAATGGTCCATATGGATGAGAAGAAGCGGACCAAAAAACTGGTTTTGTTCCTAACgtcactttattattattattaggtggaaactcaggtgcagtcgacttcacgtgaatttgatagttgagagctgttaaatgaaaatttagtcaaatcaatcaaattatttaacgattctcaattatcaacttcacgtgaagtcgattgcccttgagttttcaccttattattattagcaaatttttatgaaaaatatattagtaaaaaaataatacacaCAAAAAGTATCATCATTGTTATGATATGGATGTCCATATCCATTCAATGTCTACTCAGTATTATTCTTTCCTGTATTCAAGTACTATTGAAAAGTACAAGCATTAAAAAATATGCGGTGCATGCTTTCCAACCTTTGAAAAAGTGAACCTTGAACTTATATAAATAGAGGAATGAACTTAGGCTTTATACACagtaacaataaacaaatgcaattctctctctttttacttttaatacttctttctatctttatatatctttccaccactcattatgatgtatctgattttttTGAAGATCTTGaaagaaatattggtcatttgatcaatgatggaatagtttaaagTGTGGGATTGTTATAtatccatgtaaataaataatgtaaagaacttattattaaattttattttctatgtatttaaatttcaaatgtgatgtatataaataatgaaatattaatatttatgaattttgaaatcattaaatatgtcatgtttttaataaaaaaaattttagtatatgacattatttttatgtgcAGTATTTCTTGGAAAAATAATTTCGACcaattattcaatttaactgtgcatactacttattttattattatttgtctttgaagagaatggcaaggatatgtaatgaagatgtatgccttgcggatagtgcaagttcgcacactattctcaaaagtgatatatattttacccatcttgtgctaaaagaagaatgtgttaatactattattggctcaggcaatgtgattgaaggttccggaagagctataattttgtttcctggaggaacaaaatttataataaataatgcactattatctaccaagtccctgaggaacttgttgagtttcaaagatattcgccgaaatggatatcatgttaagacaatgaatgagggaaatcatgagtatttatgtatcacaactcatgattcaaataagaaagttatattagaaaaattaccctcactttcatctgggttgtattataccaagattagtgcaattgaatcacatgccattgtaaaccagaagtttactagcccaaatgaattcataacttggcatgatagattgggtcatccgggaacaaccatgatgaggagaattattgaaaactcccatggacattcactaaaaaaccagaagattcttaaaactagtgaattttgttgtgctgcatgttctcagggaaagtttatattaaggccatcaccagtaaagattggatttgagtcccctgaattcctagaaaggattcaaggtgatatatgtggatctattcatccaccatgtggatcttttagatattttatggtcttaatagacgcatcttcgagatggtcacatgtgtgcttattgtcttctcgcaacctggcgtttgcgagattactggctcaaattattcgattaaaagcacaatttccagaaaatccaatcaaagcaattcaccTTGATAATGCTAGTGAATTTACTTCACAAGCTTTTgttgcttattgtatggctaatggaataagtgttgaacatccagtagcttatgttcacacacaaaatgggttagcagaatcacttattaaacgcctccaattaattgctagacccttacttatgagaacaaatctcccaacctcggtttggggcatgctgttttacatgctgcagcacttattcgtttgaggtcgagttaccatcagttctttcctatgcaattagcttttggcaaGGAGCCAAATGTCtctcatttaagaatatttgggtgtgcgatatatgttcccattacaccacctaatcgcaccaaaatgggactcctaagaaaattggggatatatgttggatatgattctccctctatagtgaggtatcttaagatacaaactggagatgtgtttaaagcccggtttgcgaattgttattttgatgaatcaaaatttccaacattagggggagagaataagcttcctgaaaatgAACTTAATTGAAATGCATcatcattgatgcatttagatcctcaatcagggcaatgtgaactagaagtttaaaagattatacatttgcaaagaatagcaaatgaattgcctgatgcatttttcgatacaaagaggataaccaagtcgtatataccagcgaaaaatgcttcaattcgaattgatgtcccagttggacaaattgccaccgaagcaaatacatgccagaagcatggcaggcttgtcggttccaaagacaaaaatccccgaaagagaaaagaggtaaataataatattcctgttgaaaaagacatagtagagacacttgtagttgtccaaaattctgatacagtgttaacgccagaagacgttcaggtacctgaaaattgtgaaaatgacgagatctcgataaattatgtctttaaaggaaagaaatggaaccgaaataagacaattgtcaatgaaatatttgcatacaATGTggtattaaatatcatgcatgaaagtaaggatcttgaaccaagatcagtcgaagaatgtcgacaaagaaataattagccaaaatggaaagaagccatgaaggctgaattagactcacttgcaaaacgtgaagtctttggacctgtagtccgtacaccagaagatgtaaaatctGTTGGATAccggtgggtatttgtgagaaaacgaaatgagaaaaatgaagttgtgcgctataaagcccgacttgtggcacaaggtttctcacaaaggctcggtatagattatgaagaaacatattcccctgtagtggatgcgataacattgcgttatttggtcagtttatctgcatatcataaaatgcatatgcatttaatggatgtggtaacagcctatttatacggctcattagatcgggatatctatataaaagtccctgaaggactaaagatatctaaaccatccaatgaatattcgcaagggttatactcagtcaaattgcaaagatctttatatggtctgaagcaatctggacgaatgtggtataatcgtcttactgagtatctggccaaaaacggattcaagaatgatgatatctgcccatgtgtttttataaagaaatctgcatctgggttcattataattgctgtgtacgttgatgatttaaatattattggaactcctgaagagattccaacaattataaaatctctaaaagaagagtttgagatgaaagatcttggaaagactaagttttgtctcggcctgcagatcgagcatataaaaagtgggatctttattcatcaaacaacatacacagaaaagatcttgaagagattttatatggataagtcacatccattaagtaccccaatgatcgtaagatctttggatgtggaaaaggatcaattccgtcctaaagaagaaaatgaagatatctttGGTccagaagtaccatatcttagcgccattggagcgctaatgtatcttgctaataatacacgacccgatatatcatttgctgtgaatttactagtaaggtatagttcctctccaaccagaagacattggagtggaatcaaacaaatctttcgatatcttcatggaacggttgatatgagattgttttatccatatggatccaagtcacaattagttggctatgtagatgctggatacttgtctgatccacataaagggagatctcaaataggatatctgttcacatatggaggtacagctatatcatggaggtccacgaaatagACGATTGCTGTAACATCttctaatcatgccgaaatactagcgattcatgaagctagtcgcgagtgtttttggctcagaagtcttattcaatatattctgtcatcatgtggactgattgatcataagatagctccaactgtcctatttgtagataatacagcatgcattgctcaacttaagggtggatacatcaaaggtgatagaacaaagcatatttctcccaaattcttcttcactcatgatctccaaaatcaagggacaattgatgtccaacagatccgctcaagtgacaatctggcagatttatttacaaagtcactcccaaaatcctcctttgaaagattggtacatgagatgggatgcgccgatttcgagacattaaatgatgtcggcatgagggggagactgtactcttttttccttggtccggttttttcccattgggtttttcttgacaaggtttttaatgaggcagttttCATCACAAagaatattgtactctttttcctttactaaggttttttcccactggatttttctttagtaaggttttaatgaggcataatcctaaatggacatccaagggggagtgttacaATATGGATGTCCATATCCATTCAATGTCTACTCAGCATTATTCTTTCCTGTATTCAAGTACTATTGAAAAGTACAAGCATTAAAGAATGTGCGGTGCATGCTTTCCAACCTTTGAAAAAGTGAACCTTGAATTTGTATAAATAGAGGAATGAACTTAGGCTTTATACACagtaacaataaacaaatgcaattctctatctctttacttttaatacttctttctatctttatatatatacacattacaatatatatatatatatatatatatatatatatatatatatatatatatatatttgagctaattatattaatgctagagtcttctatttatacatctttattttatatttaatatatcttttatttattttacaacaatgaTCAAATTTTTGGAGTGTTAAAATCACTCAAAAAAATCATGAAAGTAATTTTGTTAGTATTGATAATATTAGCTAAACGTTTGATTTATTTTGGTACTATGCAGGGACTGACATACGGGGGAGTCAGGGCGAGGcccagttttaaaaaaaaaaagattaatagtaataagttattaagtatgatttaattttttaataaatttatttagtatttaattaaatataaataaaagtcaaatctaacttaaatattaatgatttctaatatctaaaaagtaagtaataatattaaaaaaatctgaaaatatattattactaatatttttaaattaaataaaatttttcaaatctcatAAAGTGGATTTTTTTCTTCTTGTAAGCGTCTTTCtttattcatttggtattaattttttatgttttaactaCTACAAGTGAGAAatctttttcagctatgaatattgtgaagaataattcagaaacaaaatgaaagatgaatttcttgctaattgtcttttaattatattaaaaaaattgctgaaaaatttgacacatattctattatcgatgaattttatgatacgaaaaatcgaccacttcgttaataaaaaatacatacatattttttatattttaaaatatattctctatcgatatatttttgtaatatattttatattatataattttttgtataattttttaatattatatatattattaacctCTATGATAATATTTCTGAATCCATCTTTAGTACTATGGTTTGTGATTTTAGGATATTAGGGACTATAATATTATGGCAGCGGGAATCttattttgttgaaatttttttcttaaaatatttatttttattactgtCAATTGTTTTAGATGTTGAACTACTAAACATTAGTCAATTGTATAGAATAAAAAGGACATCATCGATCTGAGCAATAAATGTTGATAAGGAAGAGGTGATAAGTAATAAGAAAACGATTAATTAAagatttttatcatattttattttgtaatgtcattaattaattatatattttaattttatttatataaattttcaatcacatcctctttttattct is a window encoding:
- the LOC112783477 gene encoding protein MALE DISCOVERER 2-like, producing the protein MGMRWNIFRFWLRIYVCLIALWGIQECWSLNDEGIALLEFRARITSDPYFALANWNPNDCDPCKWFGVRCVDGKVQTLDLKGLSLEGILAPELGKLSHLKSLILRKNNFSGAIPEELGDLAKLELLDLRENNLSGIIPTEIVRLLCNNNNECGGSEYDNDGGCSQYDDEGGGSQYDGEFRFKSLLVTNFSEPLTTLVTCINRKFGHCVWKSNLKEWNEPDSTVNQIKVTLANYLSAVVLQLFKLGKYTLDGNEENCCDLLTDSNEIGNVENVPDLDNSARRKLLDQSSNLAAAPYSGEANIGISTDPVTQSSGGFPAVPDAKQKQNQAPPAPQLQPPSDPKSDASSSANKPTQQPHSDNGSSGNWRKYILIIALVIVLVIVIIIIICIWRKRAVKVIKPWKTGISGQLQRAFITGVPKLNRDELETACEDFSNIVSTKYDECIIYKGTLSSGVEIAVVSTVIKSAQDWSKNTELNYRRKIDSLSRVNHKNFVNLIGYCEEEEPFTRMMVLEYAPNGCLFEHLHVREVERLKWSERMRIIMGTAYCLQYMHHDLNPPVTHTDLNAHSIFLTDDFAAKIAQTTFRNIVSRSEANKERRKKSELPPHDDPETNVYCFGVLLLEIVSGRLPHSVEQGSLLDWAAGYLNDKGNFKYLIDPTLQSVKDNELDVICEVVKECIQPDPRLRPTMREIAIKLREALRISPEQAVPRLSPLWWAELEILSVEAT